The Nicotiana tomentosiformis chromosome 9, ASM39032v3, whole genome shotgun sequence genome contains the following window.
GAGAATTTGGACGAGGTGGTGCGAGGTATTCCGCTTACCGAGAAGCTGTTCGTATGAGGTGATTTTAATGGCCATATTTGGGATGTTGCTAGGGGTTATATGAGGTGCATGACAGGTTCGATTTTGGTGGTAGGAACGTGGAGGGAATTTCGTTGTTGGAGTTCGCTAAAGCTTTTGATCAAGTGATAGCTAACATGTGTTTTCAGAAGAAGAAGGACCACTTGGTCACTTTCCGGAGTATAGTGGCcaagactcagattgattatcgTCTCTACAGAAAGTGTGATAGAGTCCTGTGCACTGATTGCAAAGTTATCCTAAGTAAGTGTCTATCGGCACAACACATGCTCTTAGTGTTGGACTTGGAGATTAagagaaagagtaagaaaagagAGGTGTACGTACAACCTAAGATCAAGTGGGCAGCCTTGACTAAAGACAAATCTCATGAGTTGGGGTAGAAATTGGTGGCTATGGGACCTGGAGGAGTAGTGGGAACACGAGTAGTTTATGGACCATGACATCGAACTACATTAGGCAAGCTACTAGAGAGGTGTTATGGATCACGAATGGTTACTCGAGAGGACACAAATAGGACTAGTGGTGGAATGAAGAGGTTCAAAGAAAAGTGGAAGCTAAGAAAGTAGCATATTTGAAGCTAGTGGAAGGTAGAGTCGTGGAGGAGAAGAGGGCGAATTTGGAGTGTTATAAGAAGGCTAAGCGAGAGGAGAAGTTAGCGCTCACAGTGACTATGACTGCGGTGTTTGGATGCTTGGATGAGGAGCTTGGGTGCAGAGGCAGTGACAAGAGACTGTATAGGTTAACCAAGGTTAGAGAGCAGAAGGATTGGGACTTGGATCAAGTAAGGCACATCAGAAATGAGGAAGGCAAAGTAATTATGGAAGAGGCGTGTATTAGGCGAAGGTGAAAGACTTACTTCCATAAATATTTGAACGAGGATAGGGACATGAACATTGTGCTTGATGAGTTGGAGAATTGGAGAGCCAACGGGATTTTGGGTTTTGTAGGAATATTAAGATTAAGGAGGTGATATGGAAGATGAGAAGGGGTAAAACGGCCAGACCAAATAAGATcctggtggaattttggaagaacgTGGGCCGGTCAGGATTGGAGTGGCTTATTGGATTATTTAATATCTGTTTTAGAATGAAGAAGATGCCCGATAAATGGAAGTGGAGTTTGATGGTGTCGTTGTACAAGAATAAAGGTGATGTCCAAAATTTCAACAACTATATGGGTATCAAGCTGTTgagtcacactatgaaagtttgggagagggctGGTGGAGAGGAGGGTCAAGAGAAGTGTGTCTATTTCTGAGAACCAGTTCGGATTCATGCCAGGGCAGTCGACTATAGAAGCCATACATCTTGTGAGAAGATTGGTGGAGCAATATAGGGAGAGGAAAAAGAACTTGCATATGTTGTTCATTAATATAGAAAAAGCCTATGATGAAGTCTAGAGGAGGTTTTGTTGAAATGTTTGGAGGTTAGCAGTATTCCAATAGTGCACATTATGGATATGTACGTTGCTGCTAAAACTCAGATGAGGCCTGTGGGAGGAGACTCAAAATATGTTTTGGTGATGATGGGTTACATCAGAGATCAGTGCTTAGCCAATTTGTATTTTCTCTCGCGATGGGTGTGCTGACGTGACACATCCAAGGGTAGGTTTTGTAGTATATTTTATTTGCAGATGACATAGTGTTGATCGAAGAGACGCATAGCGAGGTCAACGCTAGGCTGGAGATTTGGAGACGAACCTTGAAATCTAAAGGTTTTAAGTTATGAGTAGAATGAAAATTGAATATTTGGAGTGCAAGTTCTGTGGTGGGACACATGAAGTAGAAGTGGATGTGATGCTTCATACACAAGCATCCACAAGAGTGATAGTTTCAAATATCTTGGTCTGTTATCCAAGGCGATGTGAAGATAGACGAGGATGTTACACTTCGTTTTGgagcggggtggatgaaatggaggctcgcatctagtgttttgtgtgataagaatgtgccaccaagacttaagggcaagttctacagagtggtagtTAGACCAACTATATTGTATGGTGCGGAGTGCTGGCTAGTCTAGAAGCCCTATGTCTACAAGATAAACGTAGCATAAATGAGGATACTGAGATGATTGTGTGGACATACCAGGAAAGATAAGATTGGtaatgaagttattagggacaaggtgggAGTGGCCCTTATGGAAGACAAACTTCGGAAATCGAGGTTGAGACACGTGATGAGGAGAGACATATACGCACCGGTTAGAAGGTGTGAGAGTTTGATCATGGCGGGTTTGAGGAAGGATAGAGGTAGGTCTAAGAAgtactggggagaggtgattaggcggGACATGCGttgcttcagcttaccgaggacatgaccctagataggaagatgtggaggttgGGGATTAGGGTCAAAGTTTGGCAGTTAGTCGAGGGTGTGTTCTAGTATTACTAGTATTATTAGTAATATTCTTATTTCTTATTCCTTGGACTTTTATTATATGTTGTGTATTTCTTACCGATATTATTAGTACTATTCTTATTTTTATCTCTAGTTATTTGTTAGTTACATGAGTCtttgtttgttttcttttctttttcttgttgttgttatggttggttgcttccttgttattattaCTTGAgttgagggtctatcggaaatatcCTCTCTACCTtcaaaggtaggggtaagatttgcgtaaacactactctccccaaatcccacttgtgggattatactggggttgttgttgttgttgttgttattctatATGAAACAAGCTTAATCACCTTTTGGCTACGTGAAAATGATCAATACAATTGTATTAGTTGTAGCAAGACTTTACATGTTAAAAACCCATCGGCATTTTACTATTTTTATGTCTTTGTGCACCTTGTTAATAAATTGTGAGCTTGTACCTTGATGAGGTTTTGGTATTATTGTTTTACGGTAATTGTGGCACGTGTGGACATGTCGAACAGATTAATTAGGGGTGTCAGCACAAGGTCATTACCATGAAATTATGTCTGTTATTGTGCATgtgtggtgaaataagggtgacgTTTTCTTGGGTTGCCCATGTGAGAAACAAGGGTGGTGATATGCGTATGTGGAAAAATAAAGAGAgcatttcattgttatatgcACATGCGACAAAATAAGGGTGCCATTGTTAATGATGTTATGTGATGATTTGGGGGTGTCTTTCTTTATGTTGTTTACGTGCTTCAACGGGGTTGATATTTTGATCTTATGCATGTTTTCCTAAATATTTCGTGTTGAATTTTAATGAGATGTTAGTTGAATTGGACGTACTATGACATGCCCCACTTCTGTTTTTTATGATTTTATGATGAAGGCGGATTTTTCTACATTGAGTTGTTATCACTTGTTCTACGAGATGGTTGATATTGGTTTCCCGTACATATTCTGTTGCTAGTTGTTGATATATTCAACATGGGTTGTTGACTAGTaagtatcacatgacttgaaactcgtcactacctcatcgaggttaTTCTTGATGCTTACTGGATACCGaatatggtgtactcatactatactctgcacatttttgtgccgATTCAGGGGATGGTGGCAGTGGACCCTAAGAGTGAGAGCTTGCTTATttataaggattcaaggtagagttgtatGTTATCGAAATCCCTTGGAGTCTCATCTTTTATATAGATACTTTTAATTTTACATTTGAATAGTATTATACCTTTTTGGATATTCTGTATGTGTTcagttagagctcatgactctgtactaGCTAGTTTTGGGGAGATGTTTGAGTATTGCAACCTTGGCTTATACAAAATTCTATTTTCGCTTTTACATTAATTAATTTCTTATTATATCATGATTCGTTGATTAAATGTTGTTAAGtgataggattacctagtcttagagattaggtaccatcacgaccccTATGGTGGAATTTGGattatgacaagttggtatcagagctctaggttcatagcttcaatgagtcatgagcaagtctagtaaagtcttgcagtTCGGTGTAGAGACATctatatttatcttcgagaggctaccgagctattaggaaacttcactttctttcatTCTGTATCGTGTAGATTTGTTTATTCTAAAGTTTAAATTTTTACTCTTatattctctcaaagatggtgcGGACACATTCTTCCGAATTAGCTGAGCAGTCACCGATGCCTCTTGCTAAAGCCGCAAGAGGAATGGGACGAGGCATAGGCCGAGGAGGGGCATGTGTTGCGACTAGAGAACCTGCTAGAGCATCAATTGTGGAGCCTCCAGTAGCTCTAGTGGAGGATCAGGATCCCAAGCATGTTGATCATGCACTTGCGCAGCCTATTTCTATAATGGGGCTCCAGTAGACCTTGACACACTTTATGAGTAAGTTTGGGAGTTTGAACCAGGATGGATTGATTCCAGTCGCACAAGCTacttcacaggctgggggaggagcttagactcctgccgcccgtacgCCGGAGCAATCAACTCATGCTTATCAAACACCGAGTATTGTACTGGTGCAATATGCAGTTTAGCCCAAGGTACGACCAGTTGTGTTGGCTGAGGGACAAAGGAGTTTGGAGAGGTTTCAAAAGTTTCATCCTCCCCAATTCAGTGGAGGGGCTTCTAAGGATCCACAAGGCTTCTTGGATTAGTGTCACTGCATTTTGAGTACTATGGGATTTTTGGAGTCGAGTGGGACCGACTTACCACTTTTAAGTTGACGGGGTCAACATACATATGGTGGTAGACTTATGAGGCAAGTAGACCAGCTGGAAGAACACCACTTACTTGGTCCCAGTTCTCTGATCTTTTCTTGAGGTAGTTTATTCCATAGACCCGTAGGGACAAGTTGCACAgcaagtttgagcagttgtgtcaGGGGAGTGTGACTGTGTCTAGGTATACTATAAGGTTTACAGAGTTATCTCATCATGAATCGTCCTTGGTTTCCACTGATAGACACATATATCATATTTTAATTGATGGACTCGTCAACAATGTCCGATTTAGGAAAGCACTAGAGTTGGAGACTGAGATTGCATTTCATCTAGTGGTAGAGCGTATATGCGGGCAGGGGAGGGAGAATAGGGAGGCTAATAAGTCTCATGGTTTTGGAGGATTTGGTGGCTTTTACTTTGGGGGCAAGGTCCATCATGATAGAGGTCATATTAGTCTACCAGTTTAGTCTGCACTTTGGGTTTCCCATAGTGCTCCAACTAGTCATGGGTCTTAGAGCATTCGTACCAGACAACCATCTTTTAGTGCACCTTCTGCACAGGGtccctacaatggttattccagtcatTCGGGGTAGACTCAGTACGAGTAGCCACGCCCGTGGAAAGGTTGTTTTGAGTTGATACTAGGCACATTGTGAGAGATCATCCCAGATTTTAGAGGGGTAAACCTCAGCAGGGTACTCAAGCTATGGTTCCCGCTCCAATttctactccacctgcacatccagctaAAGGTGAAGTACAGACGGGTACTGAATGtcctagaggaggaggccagACCCGTGGTTATGATTTCCCTAGTAGAACTGAGGTAGTTGCATCAGATGCAATCATTACAGCTATTATTCTAGTATGTCATAGCGAtgcatcaattttatttgatccCAGATCTACTTATGCATATGTGttatcctactttgcttcatatttggatatgtctcgtgattctctaGATACTCCTATTTGTGTGTCTACACCTATtagggattctattatggtagatcgtgtttatcgtttttGTTTGGTCACTATTAGGAGCTGTGAGAC
Protein-coding sequences here:
- the LOC138898678 gene encoding uncharacterized protein encodes the protein MACVKETRWVGTRARQVNGFKLWYSGGARGKNGVGILVDRDLEELVVDIKRVNDRIMTIKLVVYGFTLNVISAYAPQAGLGEEAEGYFWENLDEVVRGIPLTEKLFGLYEVHDRFDFGGRNVEGISLLEFAKAFDQVIANMCFQKKKDHLVTFRSIVAKTQIDYRLYRKCDRVLCTDCKVILSKCLSAQHMLLVLDLEIKRKSKKREVYVQPKIKWAALTKDKSHELG